The sequence GGGGATCACGAAGAGCACCGACTTCTCGGTGCGCAGGATGATCCCCGTCGCGGAGTGGATACGGTCCTTCGGGACGACCAGGTGGATGCCCTTGGACGCCTTCACGTGGATCTGGCCGCGCCCGCCGACGAGTTCCTGGATGTCGTCCGACCACACTCCGGTGGCGTTGACGACCTGCTTGGCGCGGACCTCGCTGGTCGTGTTGCCCTCAAGGTCGCGGATGCGCAGGCCGGTGACGCGCTCCCCCTCGCGCAGGAACCCCAGGCACTGGGTGCGCGAGGCGATCTGGGCGCCGTACTCCGCGGCCGTCCGCAGGACGGTCATGACGTAGCGGGCGTCGTCGACCCGCGCGTCCCAGTACTGGATCGCGCCGGTGAAGGCGTCCTTGCGCAGGGACGGCGCGAGGCGCAGCGCGCCGCGGCGCGTCAGGTGCCGGTGGTGCGGGACGCCGCGCGTGCTGCCCATCTGGAAGGCGAGGAGGTCGTAGAGGGCCACGCCCGCGCCGAGGTACGCGCGCTCCCACACGCGGTGCGTGGTCGGCAGCAGGAACGGGACGGGCTGCACCAGGTGCGGCGCGATCTGCTGGAGCAGCAGCGCGCGCTCGGTCAGCGCCTCCCGGACAAGGTCGAAGTTGTACTGCTCCAGGTAGCGCAGTCCGCCGTGGATCAGCTTGGACGACCGCGAGGACGTGCCGGACGCGAAGTCGCGGGCCTCGACCACCGCGACCGACAGGCCCCGGGTGGCCGCGTCGAGCGCCGCGCCCGCGCCGACGATGCCGCCGCCGACGACGACCACGTCGAACTCCTCGCGGGCCATGCGGTCGAGCGCCGCGGCGCGCTCGGCCGGGCCGAGCCGCGAGCTTCCCAGACCCGTCACCGGTGATCCCGTCATCGCGCATCCCCCCACAGCGGTTCGGTTTCCGAACGGTTCCTACCCAAGAGTAAGGACCGGTTCACACCGAGATGCGTATGAACGGACGTGGGGTCGCTCTCAGTCGGTGGACTGGCCGGGGGCCACGACGACCTGCACCCGCTGGAACTCCTTCAACTCGGTGTATCCCGCGGTGGCCATCGAACGGCGCAGCGCGCCGATGAGGTTCATGGAGCCGTCCGCGACGTGGGACGGGCCGTGCAGGATCTGCTCCATCGTCCCGATC is a genomic window of Actinomadura citrea containing:
- a CDS encoding glycerol-3-phosphate dehydrogenase/oxidase, with the protein product MTGSPVTGLGSSRLGPAERAAALDRMAREEFDVVVVGGGIVGAGAALDAATRGLSVAVVEARDFASGTSSRSSKLIHGGLRYLEQYNFDLVREALTERALLLQQIAPHLVQPVPFLLPTTHRVWERAYLGAGVALYDLLAFQMGSTRGVPHHRHLTRRGALRLAPSLRKDAFTGAIQYWDARVDDARYVMTVLRTAAEYGAQIASRTQCLGFLREGERVTGLRIRDLEGNTTSEVRAKQVVNATGVWSDDIQELVGGRGQIHVKASKGIHLVVPKDRIHSATGIILRTEKSVLFVIPWGRHWIIGTTDTAWDLDRAHPAASKADIDYVLDHVNSVLATPLTHDDVEGVYAGLRPLLTGETEETSKLSREHVVAHPVPGLVLVAGGKYTTYRVMAKDAIDAVAHGLDGKVAESCTDRIPLVGGDGFQAMWNARHRLAARSGLHVARIEHLLRRYGTLLDDLLELIADKPDLAKPLSGADDYLRAEVVYGATHEGARHINDVLARRTRISIETWDRGVGVAQEAADLLAPVLGWSKKQRDREIEYYRKRVEAERASQTQEDDQEADARRRGAPEIVPIATP